A window of Roseiflexus castenholzii DSM 13941 genomic DNA:
TCCGCCGCAACCACCTGGTGAGCGGGAAGCCCGGTCTCTTCCGCATACTCGATGCGCGCCGGATCGATCAGGAGACGCCGATGGAGCACGAAATCGCCTACCACCAGCACACGCGCGCGCGCACTGCGGAACAAAATGTCCTGAAGCCGGCGTTCATCCATGGTCGTCGCCGAGTCATGTCGCTAATATGATCGGGAATGATTACCCTTCCAATGGTTCGAGCAATATGATACACTGGTAAAGAGAACGAAATCATTATACGGGCTGAAAGGCATGGCAATGATCAGACAGGCACTTCGGACTTTGCGCCTCATTGTCGGTTGGATCTGCATTATCGGCGGTCTGATCGTTTCGATTTCTCCCATTCCCTTTGGATTTGTCATTGTCATCGCCGGGATCATCCTGGTCGGTCCACGTGATCGCGGGCTGCGCATAGTTCGCGCCTGGTGGAACCGCGCGATCCGTTCGCTGGCGTCCTCGTCTGTGCCGTTGGTGTCGGCGCTTGCGAAGCGTATCATTACGTTTCAGTCGTCAATCGAAATGCGCATTCATCAGTGGACGGCGACGCGCACAACTCCTCGCATTGCACCGCAGCGCGCTGTCGCCGAGGAGTAATCGGCTCACCTGCGCCTCAGCCAGTACCACGCTGAGGGCCAACTCGTATCACACACGTGAGTAACGCCATATTCGATGCGCTCGACTTCAAAGTCGGGCGCAAATAATTGTTCCACCATCCCCTTTGCGATCCAGCGCGGCGTATCGCTTGATGTTCCATCGTGCAAATGCGCGAAGAGCAGATAGAGACCGCCGGATCGCGTCAGGCGCGCAACTTCGCCAGCATAGGCGCAGAGTTCTTCGGCGGTCATGCCGTGCATACAGCCGACATCGATCACGAGATCATACGGCTCGCGCAAGAAGTGCAGGTCGGTGACAGATGCGATGAACAGGCGCACACGGTCGGCGACGCCAGCGTGGTGAACCCGTTCTTCAGCACGGGCAATCGCTTCGGGAATGAAATCGACGCCATCCGCATGCCAGCCGCGCGCTGCGAGGTAGACACAGGCGCGTCCTGTGCCACACCCCAGGTCAAGCGCCCGCCCCGGTGGAAGCGATTCGGCAATCGCCATCACCTCTGGTGGCGGTGTATCGTGATCCCACGGCAGATCACCATCGCGGTAGCGTTGCTGGAGCCGCTGGAAACGTGTCGTCGGGTCGGTCATACGTGTCTTCCTTTTTGGGTTTCTTCCCCAAGGCTGTTGAGAGCGACACCAGGCGCAATGCATGGTCACTCATCGGTAATGGATGCCTGCGCTATAATAGCACCGGAAATGATCTGTCGCTGTTGTGAGCCACTATGGACGATGAGGCAACCCTGATCAACAGGCTGCGCCAGCGTGACCCGCAGGCGTTTGCCACATTCTTTGAGACCTATGCCGACCGCGTCTACCGCCTGGCATACGGTATTGTCGGCAGTGAAACCGATGCCGAGGAGGTGGTGCAGGCGACATTCATTTCGGCGCTCGAAGCCATTGAGCGCTTTGAACATCATGCGCGTCTTGGCACCTGGCTCTATCGCATTGCCTATAATCACGCGCTCATGATCCTGCGCCGACGGCGACCTGAAGAGACGCTGCCAGATGATGACGGCGCGCTGCCGCTTCCATCGGCTCTGAAAGACTGGAGCGTGTTGCCGGAGGAGCGCCTGCTCAGCCGCGAGGCGCAGGAAATGCTGCGGAAAGCGATCATGGAACTGCCAACGACTCTGCGCGCAGCATTCATCTGTCGTGACATTGAAGGTCTTTCAACGGCTGACTGCGCACAGATCATCGGCATTAGCGAGGGGGCGTTGAAGGTGCGCCTCCATCGCGCGCGCCTGACGCTGCGTGAGCGGGTCAGTGAGTACTTCGGCGAGTGGGTGGCGCCGGGAAACGGCTGAACGCCGGAGGACACGATCATGACGTGTGAAGAATTGATAGCCCATCTGTCGAGCTACATCGACCACGAAATGGATGCTGCGCTGGTCGCCGAAGTGCAGGAACATATTGCGCACTGCCGTAACTGCCGCGTGGTGCTCGACACGACGCGGCGCCTGATTGTGCTCGTCCACGATGAGGGGCAGCGCGTTATCCCCGCCGACCAACGCAGCGCTCTTTTTGAACGCCTGCATCAGGCGTTCCTCAAGCGACCGCAGGCATCGAATGAGAGCGCCGTGTAACGCGCATTGAATGACCGGCATCTGAATCTACGAAAGCCGTGCTATGCCCGGACCAACCATCGAACTCACGATCTACGAGAATGAAGAGGCGTTGCTCGCCGGGCTGCGTCGCCGTGACCCCGATTCGTGCGCCTGTTTGATCAAACGATTTGCGCCGTTGGTCTATGCTCAAGCGATACGACTACTCGGCGATGCGGATGAGGCGGAGGGCATTCTGCAACAAACATTCATTAAGGCGTGCGATAAACTCGACACCTACGAAGGGCGCAGTGGGCTGGGCAGCTGGCTCTATCGCATTGCAACGAATGAAGCGCTCATGCACCTGCGTCAGCGGTCGCCGCACGTCAATCTTGCCGACGTCGCCGAGACGATCCAGGAAGATGAAATGCCGCACCGTCTGACATCATGGACGTTCGATCCGGCAGCTGCGGCGCTGAACAGCGAACTGCGCATGGTGCTGGAACAGGCGCTGGCAACGCTTCCTGAAGCGCTGCGTGTTGTCTTTGTGTTGCGCGATATTCAGGGATTGAGCACTGAGGAGACCGCAGCAGCGCTTGGTCTGGGTGAAAGCGCCGTCAAGGTGCGGTTGCACCGCGCGCGGCTGCGGCTGCGGGAATTGCTCTCTGCATACATGCAGGAACATTGAGCGCTAGAGTCCTGGCGCATGGAGGTCCGCTATGGACGCTCACCATTACCTGCACGACGATCCGGAACGTTGCCGTGACATTTTGGCGCAACTGAACGACTACCTCGATGGTGAACTCGCTGAGTCGCTCTGTCGTGAACTGGAACAGCACCTCGCCGAATGCCCCGATTGCCGGACCGTGTACGATACATTGAGTCGTACCATTCACATCTACCGCGCATTGCGTGATGTTCCAGCCGAATTGCCGCAAGGGGTCGAAGAACGCTTGATCCATCGCATTAAGGTCTCGCTAAACGACGGGCATCTTCAGCATAGCGACCGGCATGCTTCAACCTCCGATTGATCGCTCGCCTAAAGCGACTATGGAACGGAGCGATGCAGGGATTGCGTTCTTCCTGAACGCAAAGGAGATGATACGATGATTCGGGACATCGAAGCATTTCGCGCGTCACTGAGTGGCGACGCGCCTCCACCCGGTCTCAGCGGCGCGTTGCAGGCGCTGTGGCACGATGCTCGAGGCGACTGGCACGCAGCGCATCGCGCCGCGCAGGACGATGACAGCATCGACGGCGCATGGGTGCATGCCTATCTCCACCGCAAAGAAGGTGACCTGGCGAATGCGGGGTACTGGTACCGCCAGGCGGGCCGACCGGTCGCCAGTGGGTCGCTC
This region includes:
- a CDS encoding anti-sigma factor family protein, translated to MTCEELIAHLSSYIDHEMDAALVAEVQEHIAHCRNCRVVLDTTRRLIVLVHDEGQRVIPADQRSALFERLHQAFLKRPQASNESAV
- a CDS encoding RNA polymerase sigma factor codes for the protein MDDEATLINRLRQRDPQAFATFFETYADRVYRLAYGIVGSETDAEEVVQATFISALEAIERFEHHARLGTWLYRIAYNHALMILRRRRPEETLPDDDGALPLPSALKDWSVLPEERLLSREAQEMLRKAIMELPTTLRAAFICRDIEGLSTADCAQIIGISEGALKVRLHRARLTLRERVSEYFGEWVAPGNG
- a CDS encoding SAM-dependent methyltransferase — its product is MTDPTTRFQRLQQRYRDGDLPWDHDTPPPEVMAIAESLPPGRALDLGCGTGRACVYLAARGWHADGVDFIPEAIARAEERVHHAGVADRVRLFIASVTDLHFLREPYDLVIDVGCMHGMTAEELCAYAGEVARLTRSGGLYLLFAHLHDGTSSDTPRWIAKGMVEQLFAPDFEVERIEYGVTHVCDTSWPSAWYWLRRR
- a CDS encoding sigma-70 family RNA polymerase sigma factor; its protein translation is MPGPTIELTIYENEEALLAGLRRRDPDSCACLIKRFAPLVYAQAIRLLGDADEAEGILQQTFIKACDKLDTYEGRSGLGSWLYRIATNEALMHLRQRSPHVNLADVAETIQEDEMPHRLTSWTFDPAAAALNSELRMVLEQALATLPEALRVVFVLRDIQGLSTEETAAALGLGESAVKVRLHRARLRLRELLSAYMQEH
- a CDS encoding anti-sigma factor family protein; translated protein: MDAHHYLHDDPERCRDILAQLNDYLDGELAESLCRELEQHLAECPDCRTVYDTLSRTIHIYRALRDVPAELPQGVEERLIHRIKVSLNDGHLQHSDRHASTSD